A window of Auraticoccus monumenti contains these coding sequences:
- a CDS encoding ABC transporter substrate-binding protein → MTTPDPTSPRRRPSRARRLVAMATAALLGAGGLLVGGDRPVAAEEVGPKIKVALTSDIDTLNPFLAVLATSTGILRFQYEPLVAFGTNNEVVPGLASEWTASPDARSWTFTIPEDRVWSDGEPLTAEDVVWTFEQIRENEPLQAANGGLVENVESITAPDPQTVQIELTAPQASNPGAELPIVPQHVWEGEDPVEYANDTDTVGSGPFTIVSHTPGQSVELVANPSFWRGAPAVSGLTYVVYRNSDAAVQGLRTGEVDVVSGLTPAQFQSLEGQQGITTNSGAGRRYTAMAINPGAVDDEGQPLGDGHPALQDPVLRKAIFTAVDKNQLLETVLQGLGKPAQTEMPTVYPTFHGFAPGTEEVTFDPAAANQMLDDAGYERGPDGVRLDEDGEPLSFRLMGRNSDPTHQQMADFIQPWLADIGIDTEVMMVTPNQVNDDSTLGRYDLYFTGWGIGPDPDFQLSINTCDSRPAADGSGATSENNWCSPEFDALFDQQHAELDPERRAELVKEAFSVLYEASVNNPIWYADTLEAYRSDRFTGFTKQPEETGVITGQNGYWGLYTAQPVSAEEGAEGAAEDEGGIPAAGWVGIAVAVLAGAGGAIWFATRRRGTADERE, encoded by the coding sequence ATGACGACCCCAGACCCCACCTCCCCCCGCCGTCGTCCCTCGCGCGCCCGGCGGCTCGTCGCCATGGCCACCGCCGCCCTGCTGGGCGCCGGCGGTCTGCTGGTCGGCGGGGACCGTCCCGTGGCGGCCGAGGAGGTCGGGCCCAAGATCAAGGTCGCCCTGACCAGCGACATCGACACCCTGAACCCGTTCCTGGCCGTCCTGGCCACCAGCACGGGGATCCTGCGGTTCCAGTACGAGCCGCTGGTGGCCTTCGGCACCAACAACGAGGTGGTCCCGGGGCTGGCCTCGGAGTGGACCGCCAGCCCCGACGCCCGCAGCTGGACCTTCACCATCCCCGAGGACCGGGTCTGGTCCGACGGTGAGCCGCTGACCGCCGAGGACGTGGTCTGGACCTTCGAGCAGATCAGGGAGAACGAGCCGCTCCAGGCGGCCAACGGCGGACTGGTGGAGAACGTGGAGTCCATCACCGCGCCCGACCCGCAGACCGTGCAGATCGAGCTGACCGCACCCCAGGCCTCCAACCCCGGCGCGGAGCTGCCGATCGTCCCCCAGCACGTCTGGGAGGGGGAGGACCCGGTCGAGTACGCCAACGACACCGACACTGTCGGCTCGGGCCCCTTCACCATCGTGTCCCACACGCCCGGGCAGAGCGTGGAGCTGGTGGCCAACCCCAGCTTCTGGCGCGGTGCGCCGGCCGTCTCCGGTCTGACCTACGTCGTGTACCGCAACAGCGACGCCGCCGTGCAGGGTCTGCGCACCGGTGAGGTCGACGTGGTCAGCGGCCTGACCCCGGCCCAGTTCCAGTCCCTGGAGGGCCAGCAGGGCATCACCACCAACTCCGGGGCCGGGCGCCGCTACACCGCGATGGCCATCAACCCCGGGGCCGTGGACGACGAGGGCCAGCCGCTGGGCGACGGCCACCCCGCGCTGCAGGACCCGGTGCTGCGCAAGGCGATCTTCACCGCCGTCGACAAGAACCAGCTGCTGGAGACCGTGCTGCAGGGGCTCGGCAAGCCGGCCCAGACCGAGATGCCGACCGTCTACCCGACCTTCCACGGGTTCGCCCCCGGCACCGAGGAGGTCACCTTCGACCCCGCCGCGGCCAACCAGATGCTGGACGACGCCGGCTACGAGCGCGGGCCGGACGGCGTCCGCCTGGACGAGGACGGTGAGCCGCTGAGCTTCCGGCTGATGGGCCGCAACAGCGACCCGACCCACCAGCAGATGGCCGACTTCATCCAGCCCTGGCTGGCCGACATCGGCATCGACACCGAGGTCATGATGGTCACCCCGAACCAGGTCAACGACGACTCCACCCTGGGCCGCTACGACCTCTACTTCACCGGCTGGGGCATCGGCCCCGACCCCGACTTCCAGCTCTCGATCAACACCTGCGACTCGCGTCCGGCCGCCGACGGCTCCGGCGCCACCAGCGAGAACAACTGGTGCAGCCCCGAGTTCGACGCGCTCTTCGACCAGCAGCACGCCGAGCTCGACCCCGAGCGTCGCGCCGAGCTGGTCAAGGAGGCCTTCTCGGTGCTCTACGAGGCCTCGGTGAACAACCCGATCTGGTACGCCGACACCCTGGAGGCCTACCGCAGCGACCGCTTCACCGGCTTCACCAAGCAGCCCGAGGAGACCGGCGTCATCACCGGCCAGAACGGCTACTGGGGCCTCTACACCGCCCAGCCGGTCAGCGCCGAGGAGGGTGCTGAGGGCGCCGCCGAGGACGAGGGCGGCATCCCCGCCGCCGGCTGGGTGGGCATCGCGGTGGCTGTCCTCGCCGGAGCCGGTGGGGCGATCTGGTTCGCCACCCGGCGCCGGGGCACCGCCGACGAGCGCGAGTGA
- a CDS encoding ABC transporter permease yields MSVTETAAVLEEQPRGSSLPRYLALKGGGALISLAMVVVLGFFAFRILPGDPAINMTRGRRVSAEEVERLRAELGLDDPLPLQFLSYLTDLLRGDLGVSYVYRREVTELILERLGPTLLLTGTAALISIVLGLWLGQKSAWRRGSWFDKTQTGLALVFWSVPTFWLGLILLLVFAGGLRWFPTGGMVTPGTDPTGLAWLLDVAHHLVLPVLTMVAVVYAQYLMVMRASVLEEMTSDYLTTARAKGLREDLVRTRHAVPNALLPTVTLIFLTIGGLVGGAVTVETVFSWPGLGYLTFQGLSAPDLPLLQGTFVVFSSIVIGMNFVAELVYRVLDPRLRAS; encoded by the coding sequence GTGAGCGTCACCGAGACCGCCGCCGTCCTGGAGGAGCAGCCGCGGGGATCCAGCCTCCCGCGCTACCTGGCCCTCAAGGGCGGCGGCGCCCTGATCAGCCTGGCCATGGTGGTCGTGCTCGGGTTCTTCGCCTTCCGGATCCTCCCCGGGGACCCCGCGATCAACATGACCCGCGGACGCCGGGTCAGCGCGGAGGAGGTGGAGCGGCTGCGGGCCGAGCTCGGCCTGGACGACCCGCTGCCGCTGCAGTTCCTCTCCTACCTCACCGACCTGCTCCGCGGTGACCTCGGCGTCTCCTACGTCTACCGCCGCGAGGTCACTGAGCTGATCCTCGAGCGGCTCGGCCCGACCCTGCTGCTCACCGGCACCGCGGCGCTGATCTCCATCGTGCTGGGGCTGTGGCTGGGGCAGAAGTCGGCCTGGCGGCGGGGCAGCTGGTTCGACAAGACCCAGACCGGGCTGGCCCTGGTCTTCTGGTCCGTCCCCACCTTCTGGCTCGGGCTGATCCTGCTGCTGGTCTTCGCCGGCGGCCTCCGCTGGTTCCCCACCGGCGGCATGGTCACCCCCGGCACCGACCCCACCGGGCTCGCCTGGCTGCTGGACGTCGCCCACCACCTGGTGCTGCCGGTGCTGACCATGGTGGCCGTGGTCTACGCCCAGTACCTGATGGTCATGCGGGCCTCGGTGCTGGAGGAGATGACCTCGGACTACCTCACCACCGCCCGGGCCAAGGGGCTCCGCGAGGACCTGGTCCGCACCCGCCACGCGGTGCCCAACGCGCTGCTGCCCACCGTCACCCTGATCTTCCTGACCATCGGCGGGCTGGTGGGCGGCGCCGTCACGGTGGAGACGGTGTTCTCCTGGCCCGGGCTGGGCTACCTCACCTTCCAGGGCCTCAGCGCGCCGGACCTGCCGCTGCTGCAGGGGACCTTCGTCGTCTTCTCCTCGATCGTGATCGGGATGAACTTCGTCGCCGAGCTGGTCTACCGCGTCCTGGACCCCCGGCTGAGGGCCTCGTGA
- a CDS encoding ABC transporter permease: MSAPAAPVSGRSAVSARRRARAGEVWREFAATRSGLVGAVLLLAVFALALLAPVLVPISTLDVTQLTARSNEAPSGAHLLGTDPSGRDVLGMLLWGSRISLLVGFAATAVSMVIGTCAGMAAGHFTGVSQAVIMRVIDFFLVVPSLVLAIVLSSVLSRGLWTIVIAIGVTSWASTARVVRSQTLSIESRPYIERSRALGAGDAHVLGHHVLPAVMPLVLANTTLTVGSAVIAESTLSFLGLGDPTQFSWGSMLKSALDTGAATAGFWWFVLPPGLAIVVVVLCFTLVGRALESVLNPTLRGR, translated from the coding sequence GTGAGCGCCCCCGCCGCCCCGGTCTCCGGGCGCTCCGCGGTGTCGGCCCGGAGGCGGGCCCGGGCCGGTGAGGTGTGGCGGGAGTTCGCCGCCACCCGCTCCGGGCTGGTCGGGGCGGTGCTGCTGCTCGCGGTCTTCGCGCTGGCGCTGCTGGCCCCGGTGCTGGTCCCGATCAGCACCCTCGACGTCACCCAGCTCACCGCCCGCAGCAACGAGGCCCCCAGCGGGGCGCACCTGCTGGGCACCGACCCCTCGGGCCGGGACGTCCTCGGCATGCTGCTGTGGGGGTCTCGCATCTCGCTGCTGGTGGGCTTCGCCGCCACCGCGGTGTCGATGGTGATCGGCACCTGCGCGGGCATGGCGGCCGGTCACTTCACCGGTGTCTCCCAGGCGGTGATCATGCGCGTGATCGACTTCTTCCTGGTGGTGCCCAGCCTGGTGCTGGCCATCGTCCTGTCCAGCGTGCTGAGCCGCGGGCTGTGGACGATCGTGATCGCCATCGGCGTGACCAGCTGGGCCAGCACCGCCCGGGTGGTCCGCTCCCAGACCCTGAGCATCGAGTCCCGGCCCTACATCGAGCGGTCCCGGGCGCTCGGTGCCGGTGACGCCCACGTCCTCGGACACCACGTGCTGCCGGCGGTGATGCCGCTGGTGCTGGCCAACACGACGCTGACCGTGGGCTCGGCGGTGATCGCGGAGTCGACGCTGTCCTTCCTCGGCCTGGGTGACCCGACCCAGTTCTCCTGGGGCTCGATGCTCAAGAGCGCGCTGGACACCGGCGCCGCCACCGCCGGCTTCTGGTGGTTCGTGCTACCCCCGGGGCTGGCCATCGTGGTGGTGGTGCTGTGCTTCACCCTGGTGGGCCGGGCGCTGGAGTCGGTGCTCAACCCGACGCTGAGGGGACGCTGA